A DNA window from Vigna angularis cultivar LongXiaoDou No.4 chromosome 1, ASM1680809v1, whole genome shotgun sequence contains the following coding sequences:
- the LOC108346982 gene encoding protein OXIDATIVE STRESS 3 yields the protein MNVKGIMDGNNDLGDGNTNWAVKEDVNDDTSDSISIGSISGDSENSVSSFSSSELAEEASSSSPSYLSSSSHSNGPLFELSELMNQLPIKRGLSMFYQGKAQSFSSLASVESIEDLVKKERPYRKKMKSCKSFEGGLDTPRISFTPKATISKKASRGTLVSVLTKRRSFLGASRTSSFAVQKNF from the exons ATGAACGTGAAGGGAATCATGGATGGGAATAATGATCTTGGCGACGGAAATACAAATTGGGCTGTCAAGGAAGATGTCAATGATGATACCAGCGATTCGATATCCATTGGATCAATCTCGGGAGATTCAGAGAACTCCGtgtcttcattttcatcatcagaATTGGCCGAGGAGGCATCATCCTCTTCACCATCTTATCTGTCTTCCTCCTCTCATTCAAACGGACCTTTGTTTGAACTGTCAGAGCTAATGAACCAACTTCCCATAAA GAGGGGCTTGTCTATGTTTTATCAAGGGAAGGCACAATCTTTCAGTTCTCTAGCGAGCGTAGAGAGCATAGAAGATCTTGTGAAGAAAGAGAGACCTTACaggaagaaaatgaaatcaTGCAAAAGCTTCGAGGGAGGCTTGGATACCCCCAGAATATCCTTCACTCCAAAGGCTACAATTTCAAAGAAAGCTTCAAGAGGAACTCTTGTATCTGTTCTAACTAAAAGACGGAGTTTCCTTGGAGCCTCCAGAACTTCTTCCTTTGCTGTACAGAAGAACTTTTGA
- the LOC108346922 gene encoding probable pectinesterase 53: MSIFHSVFYGLVLVIILLQNPSSTQCHTKGIRPRPGYGLSTNMTRVQFSEEQFMKWVRFVGGLKHSVFKTAKNKLFPSHTLHVSKKSGKGGFSSIQAAIDSLPFINVVRVVIKVHAGVYTEKVNIPPLKSFITIQGAGADNTIVQWGDSAQSQPSGTYGSATFAVNSPFFVAKNITFKNTAPIPAPGAVGKQAVALRISADNAIFLGCKFLGAQDTLYDHLGRHYYKDCYIEGSVDFIFGNALSLFEGCHVHAIAQVTGALTAQGRSSLLQDTGFSFVHCKVTGSGALYLGRAWGPFSRVVFAYTYMDNIIIPKGWYNWGDPNREMTVFYGQYKCTGAGARYAGRVSWSRELTDEEAKPFISLSYIDGSEWINLSF; encoded by the exons ATGTCAATTTTTCATTCCGTTTTCTATGGTTTAGTTCTAGTTATCATTCTTCTACAGAATCCCAGTTCAACACAATGCCATACCAAGGGAATCAGACCCAGGCCTGGGTATGGTTTATCTACCAACATGACCAGAGTTCAATTTTCAGAAGAACAGTTCATGAAATGGGTGCGATTTGTGGGTGGCCTCAAACATTCTGTCTTTAAGACAGCAAAGAATAAGCTTTTTCCTTCTCACACTCTGCATGTTTCTAAGAAGTCTGGCAAAGGAGGTTTTTCGTCAATTCAAGCAGCCATTGATTCCCTTCCATTCATCAATGTAGTGAGAGTGGTAATTAAGGTCCATGCAGGGGTTTATAC GGAGAAAGTTAACATCCCTCCTTTGAAATCCTTCATAACAATACAAGGAGCTGGAGCGGATAACACCATTGTTCAATGGGGTGACAGTGCTCAAAGCCAGCCATCAGGAACCTACGGTTCTGCAACTTTTGCAGTGAATTCACCTTTTTTCGTAGCCAAGAATATCACATTCAAA AACACTGCCCCGATTCCAGCACCAGGAGCAGTAGGAAAGCAAGCGGTGGCATTAAGAATTTCAGCAGACAATGCAATATTCCTAGGCTGCAAATTCTTGGGAGCACAGGACACACTCTACGATCATCTGGGTAGGCATTACTATAAGGATTGTTATATCGAAGGCTCTGTCGATTTCATCTTTGGAAACGCTCTCTCTCTCTTTGAG GGATGTCACGTGCATGCAATAGCACAAGTTACAGGGGCCCTAACAGCCCAAGGAAGGAGCAGCTTATTACAGGACACGGGATTCTCGTTCGTTCACTGTAAGGTCACGGGCTCAGGAGCACTTTACCTTGGAAGGGCTTGGGGTCCCTTTTCTCGCGTTGTCTTTGCTTACACTTACATggacaacatcatcattcccaAAGGATGGTATAACTGGGGTGACCCTAACCGTGAAAT GACTGTGTTCTATGGACAGTACAAATGCACAGGAGCAGGAGCAAGGTACGCGGGGAGAGTATCATGGTCAAGGGAGCTCACTGATGAGGAAGCTAAGCCGTTTATTTCCCTTAGCTACATCGATGGCTCTGAATGGATCAATCTTtctttttga
- the LOC108346918 gene encoding protein IQ-domain 26 gives MERTIRWLKGLFGIKTDRARKENSNPGSKWCHSDRDSRGLCHNPTTIPPNISPAEAAWLQSFYSETEKEQNKHAIAVAVATAAAANAAVAAAQAAVAVVRLTSHDNGRDTMFDGGQEKLAVVKIQTVFRGYLARKALRALKGLVKLQALVRGYLVRKQAAATLLSMQALIRAQATVRSKKSQGLMSTKNEAHRFQTQARKSMERFEDIQSEYIAPIHSRRLSSSFDATMNNANNSVDGSPKIVEVDTGRPKSRSRRSNTSMSDFGDDPSFQTLPSSLPFTHLSIPNHRTFLDSEWGLTGEECRFSTAQSTPRFTTNSCSCGSLVVAPMTPKSVCNENFFYGQYHNFPNYMASTQSFKAKLRSHSAPKQRPDPGSKKRLTLDEMMESRSILSGTRMQRSCSQIQEAINFKNAVMSKLQKSTEFGRETTPTFPTRGGGDW, from the exons ATGGAGAGAACCATTAGGTGGTTGAAGGGATTGTTTGGGATAAAGACAGACAGAGCGCGCAAAGAAAATTCAAATCCTGGCTCCAAATGGTGTCACTCAGACAGAGATTCCAGAGGTTTATGTCATAATCCTACCACCATTCCTCCCAATATTTCACCTGCTGAAGCTGCTTGGCTACAATCCTTCTACTCAGAAACTGAGAAGGAGCAGAACAAGCATGCCATTGCAGTTGCGGTGGCCACTGCAGCAGCGGCTAATGCGGCGGTGGCTGCTGCTCAGGCTGCTGTAGCAGTGGTTAGGTTAACCAGCCATGACAATGGCAGAGACACTATGTTTGATGGTGGACAAGAAAAGTTGGCTGTTGTCAAGATTCAAACTGTGTTTAGAGGATACTTG GCAAGGAAGGCATTGAGAGCTTTAAAAGGATTGGTGAAGTTGCAAGCACTAGTGAGAGGGTACTTAGTGCGGAAGCAAGCGGCAGCAACCCTACTCAGCATGCAGGCTCTAATTAGAGCTCAAGCTACAGTAAGATCTAAGAAATCTCAGGGACTCATGAGCACAAAGAATGAAGCACACAGGTTTCAAACACAAGCACGAAAATCCATG GAGAGATTTGAAGACATACAGAGTGAGTACATAGCTCCCATCCACAGCAGAAGGCTGTCATCTTCCTTTGATGCCACAATGAATAATGCAAACAACAGTGTTGATGGGAGCCCCAAAATAGTTGAAGTGGACACTGGTAGGCCAAAGTCAAGGTCTCGCAGGAGCAACACATCAATGTCAGATTTTGGTGATGACCCATCATTTCAAACACTTCCTTCTTCTCTCCCATTCACTCATTTATCCATACCGAACCACAGGACTTTTCTGGACTCAGAGTGGGGCTTAACAGGAGAAGAGTGCAGATTTTCAACAGCACAAAGCACTCCACGCTTCACCACCAACTCTTGTAGTTGTGGCTCTCTTGTTGTTGCCCCTATGACACCTAAAAGTGTTTGCAACGAAAACTTCTTCTATGGGCAGTACCACAATTTTCCAAACTACATGGCCAGCACTCAGTCTTTCAAGGCTAAATTGAGGTCTCATAGTGCTCCGAAGCAGCGTCCAGATCCTGGTTCAAAGAAGAGACTTACCCTCGATGAGATGATGGAGTCCAGGAGCATTTTAAGTGGTACTAGAATGCAAAGGTCTTGCTCACAGATTCAGGAAgcaattaattttaagaatgcTGTGATGAGTAAGCTTCAGAAATCCACAGAATTTGGTAGGGAGACAACACCAACTTTTCCAACCAGAGGAGGTGGCGATTGGTGA
- the LOC108346569 gene encoding protein DETOXIFICATION 51, which translates to MGSKAEGGEYTMMEAAEKEKQCWGIRREVKALMELAFPIAFTALIFYARSMVSMLFLGHLGDLELAAGSLGMAFANITGYSVLSGLALGMEPLCSQAFGAKRMNVLSLTLHRCVMFLLLCSIPISFLWLNISDILLPLHQDPNITRMAHTYLIFSLPDLLTHSFLHPIRIYLRAQGITHPVTLASLAGTLLHFPFNYLLVTRLRLGLAGVAAASAASSLSILLFLATHVCLTGLHCAAPTRDCLSGWKPLLRLAAPSCVSVCLEWWWYEIMIVLCGLLVNPTSTVASMGILIQTTSFIYVFPSSLSFAVSTRIGNELGANQPYRAKLSTVVSVFLAVIIGFSAMLFAIGTRRSWGRMFTNDENIIRITSMALPILGICELGNCPQTVGCGVVRGTARPNTAANINLSAFYLVGMPVAVGLGFWLDVGFCGLWLGLLSAQVCCAGLMLYVIGTTDWDVEAHRAQLLMWHDDGTMDEQKQTLTSIVTVTPLA; encoded by the coding sequence ATGGGATCAAAAGCAGAGGGAGGAGAATACACGATGATGGAGGCAGCGGAAAAAGAGAAGCAGTGTTGGGGAATAAGGAGAGAAGTGAAAGCGCTGATGGAGCTAGCGTTTCCCATAGCGTTCACGGCACTTATATTCTACGCGCGTTCCATGGTATCGATGCTGTTCCTGGGACACCTAGGAGACCTGGAACTGGCGGCGGGGTCCTTAGGAATGGCCTTTGCCAACATCACAGGTTATTCGGTGCTGTCGGGTCTGGCACTTGGGATGGAACCTCTATGCTCCCAAGCCTTCGGCGCAAAACGCATGAACGTCTTGTCATTGACCCTCCACCGCTGTGTAATGTTTCTGCTACTCTGCTCCATCCCAATATCTTTCCTCTGGCTCAACATCTCAGACATCCTTCTACCCTTGCACCAGGACCCTAACATCACCCGCATGGCACACACCTACCTCATCTTTTCCCTTCCCGACCTCCTCACCCACTCCTTCCTCCATCCAATCCGCATTTACCTTCGCGCGCAGGGCATCACCCACCCGGTCACCTTAGCGTCCCTGGCTGGAACCCTCCTTCACTTCCCCTTCAACTACCTTCTCGTCACGCGACTCCGCCTTGGCCTCGCCGGCGTCGCGGCAGCTTCCGCTGCCTCCAGCCTCTCcatcctcctcttcctcgcCACGCACGTTTGCCTCACAGGCCTCCACTGCGCCGCGCCGACCCGGGACTGTCTCTCCGGGTGGAAGCCGCTGCTCCGGCTCGCCGCGCCGAGCTGCGTCTCCGTTTGCCTGGAGTGGTGGTGGTACGAGATCATGATAGTTTTGTGTGGGCTTTTGGTTAACCCCACTTCAACCGTTGCTTCCATGGGTATACTCATTCAAACAACTTCCTTTATTTACGTTTTCCCCTCTTCTTTGAGTTTTGCGGTTTCCACTCGCATTGGAAACGAACTGGGCGCAAATCAGCCTTATCGGGCGAAGCTTTCCACCGTAGTATCTGTTTTTCTGGCCGTGATTATAGGTTTCTCAGCcatgctttttgccattggaaCGAGACGGTCTTGGGGAAGAATGTTCACCAATGACGAAAACATTATAAGGATCACATCCATGGCACTTCCGATCCTCGGAATTTGTGAACTCGGCAACTGTCCACAAACGGTGGGTTGTGGCGTGGTAAGAGGGACGGCGCGACCCAACACCGCGGCAAACATCAACCTGAGCGCATTCTATTTGGTCGGAATGCCTGTGGCGGTTGGGCTTGGGTTCTGGTTAGACGTTGGGTTCTGTGGGCTGTGGCTGGGCCTGTTATCGGCCCAGGTGTGTTGCGCGGGACTTATGTTGTATGTGATAGGGACCACAGATTGGGATGTGGAAGCCCATCGGGCACAGTTGCTGATGTGGCACGATGATGGAACGATGGATGAGCAGAAGCAAACGTTGACCAGCATTGTTACCGTGACGCCCTTGGCTTGA